A region from the Flavobacteriales bacterium genome encodes:
- a CDS encoding polyprenol monophosphomannose synthase yields MPERLVIIPTYDEKENIEDVLTRVFGLQPEFQVLVVDDGSPDGTADIVKDLMARWPGRLHLMERKGKLGLGTAYIAGFKWALERNYAFIFEMDADMSHNPDDLIRLYNACAQEGVGMSVGSRYVRGGSVRDWAWHRVAISWCASLYVRTVLWLGVMDTTAGFVCYRHGTLAQLDLDAIKFIGYAFQIEMKYRVKRKGLRIVEVPITFVDRVKGRSKMSLNIFNEAFIGVLKMRATVK; encoded by the coding sequence GTGCCCGAACGCCTCGTCATCATCCCCACCTACGATGAGAAAGAGAACATCGAGGACGTGCTCACGCGCGTTTTCGGGCTGCAACCGGAGTTCCAGGTGCTGGTGGTGGACGACGGAAGTCCGGACGGTACTGCGGACATCGTGAAAGACCTTATGGCCCGCTGGCCTGGGCGCCTGCACCTGATGGAGCGCAAGGGCAAGCTCGGGTTGGGCACCGCCTACATCGCAGGTTTCAAGTGGGCACTGGAGCGCAACTATGCGTTCATCTTCGAGATGGACGCGGATATGAGCCACAACCCCGACGACCTAATCCGACTGTACAACGCTTGCGCTCAGGAGGGCGTGGGTATGAGCGTTGGCAGTCGTTATGTGCGCGGCGGCAGCGTGCGCGACTGGGCGTGGCACCGCGTGGCCATCAGCTGGTGCGCGTCGCTGTACGTGCGTACGGTTTTGTGGCTGGGCGTCATGGACACCACCGCCGGTTTCGTTTGCTACCGGCACGGCACCTTGGCCCAGCTCGATCTCGATGCCATCAAGTTCATCGGCTACGCGTTCCAGATCGAGATGAAGTACCGCGTGAAGCGCAAGGGACTGCGTATCGTGGAGGTGCCCATCACTTTCGTGGATCGTGTTAAGGGCCGCAGCAAGATGAGCCTCAACATCTTCAACGAAGCCTTCATCGGCGTGCTGAAGATGCGTGCGACGGTGAAGTAG
- a CDS encoding 3-deoxy-D-manno-octulosonic acid transferase — MPLLYTIATGLYHWGIRAAAPFNPKAKAWVEGRRGTWQRLQSKADVLQGCVWMHCASVGEFEQGLPVVEELKRKQPGLPVLITFFSPSGYEARKEHPLATHVEYLPPDSAANASRLVELVHPRVTVFVKYEFWYHHLHALKAAGTPVFLISALFRPGQLFFRWYGAAWRSMLRCYTRIFTQDEASRRLLAEIGITNAETVGDTRPDRVLRIVESDEALPIAAAFRGSHRVLVCGSTWPADEDLLLEALGKEPSASQYKLMVVPHELKPEQLQRIEARFPKPLVRWSELEGSSPENIAATLGHEAQGTLLVDRMGLLARLYKYADVAYVGGGFGDGIHSVLEAAAWGKPVLFGPKHVKFTEAAGLIAAGAAHEVRDAGTLAAPLETLFGDAAALANASQAARNYVQEKAGATRTIAATIGDRL, encoded by the coding sequence ATGCCGTTGCTGTACACCATCGCCACGGGCCTCTACCATTGGGGCATCCGGGCGGCGGCACCGTTCAACCCGAAGGCCAAGGCGTGGGTGGAAGGGCGGCGCGGCACTTGGCAGCGGCTACAGTCAAAGGCGGATGTGCTGCAGGGATGCGTGTGGATGCACTGCGCCAGCGTAGGCGAGTTCGAGCAAGGACTCCCAGTAGTGGAGGAACTGAAGCGCAAGCAGCCCGGACTGCCGGTGCTCATTACGTTCTTCTCGCCCAGCGGCTATGAAGCGCGAAAAGAGCACCCGCTCGCCACGCACGTCGAATACCTGCCACCGGACAGCGCTGCCAATGCATCGCGGTTGGTGGAGTTGGTGCATCCACGCGTGACGGTGTTCGTGAAGTACGAATTCTGGTACCACCACCTGCACGCATTGAAGGCGGCGGGCACACCGGTGTTCCTGATCAGCGCCTTGTTCCGCCCCGGACAGCTGTTCTTCCGCTGGTACGGCGCTGCATGGCGCAGCATGCTCCGATGCTACACCCGCATCTTCACCCAGGACGAGGCCTCGCGCCGCTTGCTCGCTGAGATCGGCATCACGAACGCTGAGACCGTTGGCGACACAAGGCCCGACCGCGTGCTGCGCATCGTGGAATCGGATGAAGCACTGCCCATCGCTGCGGCATTCCGGGGCTCACACCGCGTGCTGGTCTGCGGAAGCACATGGCCTGCCGATGAGGATCTGTTGCTGGAAGCACTCGGCAAAGAGCCGAGCGCCAGCCAGTACAAACTGATGGTGGTGCCGCACGAATTGAAGCCCGAACAACTGCAACGCATCGAGGCGCGCTTCCCGAAACCGCTGGTGCGTTGGAGCGAGCTTGAAGGATCCTCGCCGGAGAACATTGCTGCCACCTTGGGCCACGAAGCACAGGGCACGTTGCTGGTGGACCGCATGGGACTGCTCGCCCGGTTGTACAAGTACGCCGATGTGGCGTACGTCGGCGGCGGCTTCGGCGATGGGATCCACAGCGTGCTCGAGGCCGCCGCGTGGGGCAAGCCGGTGCTCTTCGGGCCGAAGCACGTGAAGTTCACGGAAGCAGCAGGCTTGATAGCGGCAGGCGCAGCGCACGAGGTACGCGACGCGGGCACTTTGGCGGCGCCGCTCGAAACGCTCTTCGGCGATGCGGCAGCACTCGCAAACGCCTCGCAAGCGGCACGCAACTACGTGCAAGAAAAGGCCGGCGCCACGCGCACCATCGCCGCGACCATCGGCGATCGTTTGTAA
- a CDS encoding DegT/DnrJ/EryC1/StrS family aminotransferase has product MKPIQMVDLQGQYEKIKGEVDAALMDVIKSTVFINGPEVKEFEKELAAYLGAKSVIACANGTDALQIAMMALGLQPGDEIITCSFTFVATVEVVALLGITPVFADVLPGTYNIDPADIRRKITPKTKAIVPVHLFGQTADMEAIMDIAKEHNLFVIEDNCQAIGSDYAFSNGRKQKSGTIGHIGTTSFFPSKNLGCYGDGGALFTNDEELAKKIRRVCNHGSDVRYYHEVIGVNSRLDSMQAAVLRIKLRQLDQYAAARNKAAAHYDGAFKGMEHITTPARSNSSSHVFHQYTMRIGGGHRDALKKHLEANGVPAMIYYPVPCHLQNAYKSVRFPQGSLPVTEQLTHEVLSLPMSTELDEQQLAHITTTVKSYFNQ; this is encoded by the coding sequence ATGAAGCCCATCCAGATGGTGGACCTGCAAGGGCAGTACGAGAAGATCAAAGGCGAGGTGGATGCCGCGTTGATGGACGTGATCAAGAGCACCGTCTTCATCAACGGACCCGAGGTGAAGGAGTTCGAAAAGGAACTGGCGGCGTACTTGGGCGCGAAGAGCGTCATCGCCTGCGCCAACGGCACGGACGCCCTGCAAATTGCCATGATGGCCCTGGGCCTGCAGCCCGGGGACGAGATCATCACGTGCTCGTTCACCTTCGTGGCCACGGTGGAGGTCGTAGCGCTGCTCGGCATCACACCGGTGTTCGCCGATGTGCTGCCCGGGACCTACAACATCGACCCGGCCGACATCCGTCGGAAGATCACACCGAAGACGAAGGCCATCGTGCCGGTGCACCTGTTCGGCCAGACCGCCGACATGGAAGCCATCATGGACATCGCCAAAGAGCACAACCTGTTCGTCATCGAGGACAATTGCCAGGCCATCGGCAGCGACTATGCCTTCAGCAACGGCCGCAAGCAGAAGAGCGGTACCATCGGCCACATCGGCACCACCAGCTTCTTCCCCAGCAAGAACCTGGGCTGTTACGGCGACGGCGGCGCGCTCTTCACCAACGATGAGGAATTGGCGAAGAAGATCCGCCGCGTGTGCAACCACGGCAGCGATGTGCGCTACTACCACGAGGTGATCGGCGTGAACAGCCGCCTCGACTCCATGCAGGCCGCGGTCCTGCGGATCAAGCTGCGGCAGTTGGACCAGTACGCCGCAGCGCGCAACAAGGCCGCAGCGCATTATGACGGTGCATTCAAAGGCATGGAGCACATCACCACACCGGCGCGCAGCAACAGCAGCTCGCACGTGTTCCACCAGTACACCATGCGCATCGGTGGCGGTCACCGCGATGCGCTGAAGAAGCACCTGGAGGCGAACGGCGTGCCCGCCATGATCTATTACCCCGTGCCCTGCCATTTGCAGAACGCGTACAAAAGCGTCCGCTTCCCGCAAGGCTCGCTGCCGGTGACCGAACAGCTCACCCATGAGGTGCTGAGCCTGCCCATGAGCACGGAGCTCGACGAACAACAACTTGCGCACATCACCACCACGGTGAAAAGCTATTTCAACCAGTAA
- a CDS encoding UDP-glucose/GDP-mannose dehydrogenase family protein yields MNIAVVGTGYVGLVTGTCFAETGNHVICVDIDKEKVQKMKDGKVPIYEPHLDVLFERNIRQGRLHFTTDLKTAVDKAQIIFLALPTPPGEDGSADLKYVLGVADDLGKIMTDYKVLVDKSTVPVGTAEKVHAAVAKHATVPFDVVSNPEFLREGFAVDDFLKPDRVVVGTSSDRAKKLMEDLYKPFVRQGNPIIFMDERSAELTKYAANAFLATKITFMNEIANFCEAVGADVDKVRIGMGTDSRIGKRFLFPGIGYGGSCFPKDVQALAKSGADAGYDFRIINSVMDVNEWQKTALMPKIKKHFRGSLKGKRFALWGLAFKPDTDDIREAPALYMIDALLAEGATVNAFDPEAMGNVKRLKGDSIDFATDEYDALKGADALIIATEWSAFRNPDFARMAELLKNKVVFDGRNLFELDQMKAQGFTYVSIGRTAITA; encoded by the coding sequence ATGAACATTGCAGTCGTAGGAACAGGCTATGTAGGACTTGTCACGGGCACGTGCTTCGCCGAAACGGGCAACCACGTGATCTGCGTGGACATCGACAAGGAAAAGGTGCAGAAGATGAAGGACGGCAAGGTGCCGATCTACGAACCGCACCTTGACGTGCTCTTCGAGCGCAACATCCGCCAGGGCCGCCTGCACTTCACCACCGACCTGAAGACGGCGGTGGACAAGGCGCAGATCATCTTCCTCGCTCTGCCCACGCCGCCCGGCGAGGACGGCAGCGCCGACCTGAAGTACGTGTTGGGCGTGGCCGATGATCTGGGCAAGATCATGACCGACTACAAAGTGCTCGTTGACAAGAGCACCGTGCCCGTGGGCACCGCCGAGAAAGTGCACGCCGCCGTGGCCAAGCATGCCACGGTGCCTTTCGATGTGGTGAGCAACCCCGAGTTCCTGCGCGAAGGATTCGCGGTGGATGACTTCCTGAAGCCCGACCGTGTGGTGGTAGGCACCAGCAGCGACCGTGCAAAGAAGCTGATGGAAGACCTCTACAAACCCTTCGTGCGCCAGGGTAACCCCATCATCTTCATGGACGAGCGCAGCGCCGAACTGACCAAGTACGCCGCCAATGCTTTCCTCGCCACCAAGATCACCTTCATGAACGAGATCGCGAACTTCTGCGAGGCCGTTGGGGCCGACGTGGACAAGGTGCGCATCGGCATGGGCACGGACAGCCGCATCGGCAAGCGTTTCCTCTTCCCGGGTATCGGCTACGGGGGCAGCTGCTTCCCCAAGGACGTGCAGGCACTGGCCAAAAGCGGTGCCGATGCGGGTTACGACTTCCGCATCATCAACAGTGTGATGGACGTGAACGAATGGCAGAAGACCGCGCTCATGCCCAAGATCAAGAAACACTTCCGTGGTTCGTTGAAGGGCAAACGCTTCGCGTTGTGGGGCCTCGCGTTCAAGCCGGACACTGACGACATCCGGGAGGCACCGGCGTTGTACATGATCGACGCGCTGCTGGCCGAAGGCGCCACCGTGAACGCCTTCGACCCCGAGGCCATGGGCAATGTGAAGCGCTTGAAAGGCGATTCCATCGATTTCGCTACCGACGAATACGATGCGCTCAAGGGCGCCGATGCGCTGATCATCGCCACGGAGTGGAGCGCCTTCCGCAACCCGGACTTCGCACGCATGGCCGAATTGCTGAAGAACAAAGTGGTGTTCGACGGCCGCAACCTCTTCGAACTGGACCAGATGAAGGCCCAGGGCTTCACCTACGTTAGCATCGGCCGCACAGCCATCACCGCATGA
- a CDS encoding SDR family oxidoreductase, giving the protein MSKERVLITGAAGFLGSHLCDRFMAEGYEVVAMDNLITGRLKNIEHLFGKKGFEFYHHDVSKYVHVPGELKYILHFASPASPIDYLKIPIQTLKVSSLGTHNLLGLAKAKGARILVASTSEVYGDPQVHPQTEDYWGHVNTVGPRGVYDEAKRFQEAITMAYHTYHGLETRMVRIFNTYGPRMRLNDGRVLPAFIGQALRGEDLTVFGKGNQTRSFCYVDDLIEGIFRLLMSDYAGPVNIGNPAEITIGQFAEEIIKLTGTSQKVIYKPLPQDDPMQRQPDITLAKKLLGWEPKVSRAEGLKITYEYFKSLTPEELHEKDHNTFEGYVRK; this is encoded by the coding sequence ATGAGCAAAGAACGCGTCCTCATTACCGGCGCTGCCGGTTTCCTCGGTTCACACTTGTGCGACCGCTTCATGGCCGAAGGCTACGAGGTGGTGGCCATGGACAACCTCATCACGGGCCGCCTGAAGAACATCGAGCACCTCTTCGGCAAAAAGGGCTTCGAGTTCTACCACCACGACGTAAGCAAATACGTCCACGTGCCCGGCGAGTTGAAGTACATCCTGCATTTCGCTTCACCGGCTTCGCCCATCGACTACCTGAAGATCCCCATTCAGACCCTGAAAGTGAGCTCGCTCGGCACACACAACCTGCTGGGACTGGCCAAGGCGAAGGGCGCGCGCATCCTGGTGGCCAGCACCAGCGAGGTATACGGCGATCCGCAGGTGCACCCGCAGACGGAGGATTACTGGGGCCACGTGAACACCGTGGGCCCGCGCGGCGTGTACGACGAAGCCAAACGTTTCCAAGAGGCCATCACCATGGCCTATCACACGTACCACGGCTTGGAGACGCGCATGGTGCGCATCTTCAACACCTATGGTCCACGGATGCGATTGAACGACGGCCGGGTGTTGCCCGCCTTCATCGGCCAAGCACTGCGCGGCGAAGACCTCACCGTGTTCGGGAAGGGGAACCAGACGCGCAGCTTCTGTTACGTGGACGACCTCATTGAAGGCATCTTCCGTCTACTGATGAGCGACTACGCCGGCCCGGTGAACATCGGCAACCCGGCGGAGATCACCATCGGCCAGTTCGCCGAGGAGATCATCAAGCTCACGGGCACCAGCCAGAAGGTGATCTACAAGCCTTTGCCACAGGATGACCCGATGCAACGCCAACCGGACATCACGCTGGCCAAAAAGCTCCTGGGCTGGGAGCCGAAAGTCTCGCGTGCCGAAGGCCTGAAGATCACCTACGAGTACTTCAAGAGCCTTACCCCGGAAGAACTCCACGAGAAGGACCACAACACCTTCGAGGGGTACGTAAGGAAGTGA
- a CDS encoding DUF5615 family PIN-like protein: MLLFDQNISFRIVKLLRTSFPGCAHVSDRKLKGAPDRSIWKFAETTGSCIVTFDRDFEDLAALKGPPPKVVLLCTGNTGTLELAHLLRKHEASIKHFLHDQEMRSVSVLRIG, translated from the coding sequence ATGCTGCTCTTCGACCAGAACATCTCGTTCCGGATCGTGAAGTTGCTCCGGACTTCCTTTCCGGGTTGCGCCCATGTGAGCGACAGGAAGTTGAAAGGCGCTCCGGACCGATCCATCTGGAAGTTCGCCGAAACAACAGGCTCTTGCATTGTCACATTCGACCGGGACTTCGAGGACCTCGCCGCGCTCAAAGGCCCGCCTCCGAAGGTCGTCCTGCTCTGCACGGGAAACACGGGCACTCTTGAATTGGCCCACCTGCTGCGAAAGCACGAGGCGAGCATCAAGCACTTCCTCCACGATCAGGAAATGCGCTCCGTGAGCGTGCTGAGGATCGGCTAG
- a CDS encoding DUF433 domain-containing protein: protein MKNSRSAPRISMDARVRFGRPCVRGTRIAVEDVLSWLASGMSHKAIIKDFPELHEEDILACLHYAARRERYIRSLA, encoded by the coding sequence ATGAAGAACAGCCGCTCCGCTCCGCGCATATCCATGGACGCACGTGTGCGGTTCGGCCGCCCGTGCGTGCGAGGGACCCGCATTGCCGTGGAAGATGTGTTGAGTTGGCTTGCCTCAGGGATGTCCCACAAGGCCATTATCAAGGACTTTCCCGAGCTGCACGAGGAGGACATTCTTGCTTGCCTGCATTACGCCGCTCGCAGGGAGCGGTATATCCGGTCGCTAGCCTGA